Proteins from one Anaerobranca californiensis DSM 14826 genomic window:
- a CDS encoding ABC transporter permease — protein sequence MKLKLNPILTNESRLKMRNWRTFVLVAVYLTILGGLGIMFFATNYWSFQYGGVDLAQIGRNLFVFLSIIQFLMIYFIVPGFTSNSITYERERQTFDLLVCTQLTPMKIISGKLLAALNNVVLLIFASLPIYGLVFLLGGVTLGELVKLVLIYLYTAFVYGGYYTFISSKFKKSQPAVIISYVISLMFLGLTMIIASIIAVLFQARNLPLPFPYILLLNPGSMAEFLYPEVREFFNSISGGKYPFSGVFQGVKFWMLSGGINIVLSGLCLYWASREVNPLRQSKRSG from the coding sequence GTGAAGCTTAAATTAAACCCCATCCTCACCAATGAATCCCGCCTTAAAATGAGGAACTGGCGAACCTTTGTCTTAGTCGCCGTTTATTTAACAATTTTAGGGGGATTAGGAATTATGTTCTTTGCCACCAACTACTGGAGTTTTCAATACGGTGGTGTAGATTTGGCACAAATAGGGAGAAATTTGTTCGTCTTTTTAAGTATCATCCAATTTCTCATGATCTACTTTATTGTCCCCGGATTTACCTCTAATTCAATAACTTATGAAAGGGAGCGACAAACCTTTGATCTTTTAGTTTGTACCCAACTAACTCCCATGAAGATCATCAGCGGGAAATTATTAGCTGCCTTAAACAATGTGGTGTTATTGATTTTTGCTTCCCTTCCTATTTACGGTTTAGTCTTTTTATTAGGGGGGGTAACGTTAGGTGAATTGGTGAAATTGGTGCTAATTTACCTTTACACTGCCTTTGTTTACGGTGGATATTACACTTTTATCTCTTCTAAGTTTAAGAAAAGTCAACCAGCGGTAATAATAAGTTATGTTATTTCTCTAATGTTTTTAGGTTTGACAATGATTATCGCATCTATTATAGCTGTGTTATTTCAGGCTAGAAATTTGCCACTTCCTTTCCCCTATATTCTTTTACTGAATCCTGGCAGTATGGCAGAATTTTTATACCCTGAGGTAAGGGAATTCTTTAATTCTATCAGTGGTGGTAAATACCCCTTTTCTGGTGTTTTCCAAGGGGTGAAATTTTGGATGTTATCAGGGGGTATCAATATAGTTTTAAGTGGCCTTTGTCTATACTGGGCTTCTAGGGAAGTTAACCCCTTAAGGCAAAGTAAAAGGAGTGGGTAA